Genomic window (Leptotrichia sp. OH3620_COT-345):
TCTGCTGAGAGGTTCACTAATATTTTTAAGTGATCTTGTAAGAGAACTTCAGACAGAAGCAACTCTTGATTTTATGGTTGTATCAAGTTATGGAAACAGTATGGAAAGTTCAAGAGATGTAAGAATAATAAAAGATTTAGAAGAAGATATAAAAGAAAGAAATGTGATTATAGTTGAAGATATAATTGATACAGGAAATACCTTGAAAAAAGTCTATGAAATGCTCATGACAAGAGAGCCTGAAACTATAAAAATATGTACTTTACTTGATAAGCCTGAAAGACGGGAAGTAGAGATAAATGTTGATTATGTCGGATTTCAGATACCGGATGAATTTGTTGTGGGATACGGAATAGATTTTGCTCAAAAACATAGAACATTACCTTACATAGGTATTGTAAAAAAAGAGGAGGAGTAATAAATGAAAAACAATACTTTTGTAATTGTGGGAACCCAGTGGGGAGATGAAGGTAAAGGAAAGATAATAGATGTTCTTTCTCCAAAAGCGGATTATGTCGTGAGATTTCAGGGAGGAAATAATGCAGGACATACTGTTGTAGTAAATGATGAAAAATTTATTTTACATTTACTTCCTTCAGGAATAATAAATTCGGAAGGAAAATGCGTGATAGGAGCAGGAGTTGTAGTTGATATAGAAGTTCTTCTGAACGAAATAGAAAAGCTTGAGAATAGGGGGAAAAAGCTTGATAATCTTTATATAGATGAAAGAGCTCATATAATAATGCCCTATCATATTGAAATAGATAAAGCCAAAGAAGAGGCAATGGGTGAAAATAAAATAGGAACGACGCAAAGGGGAATAGGTCCATGCTATATTGATAAAATAGCAAGAAATGGAATAAGAATTGGAGATTTACTCGATTCTGAAAGATTTAGAGATAAACTTAAATGGAATTTAAAA
Coding sequences:
- the hpt gene encoding hypoxanthine phosphoribosyltransferase produces the protein MFKYKVDILISKEEIAKKVKDLACEIDNDFQGKEVLLIGLLRGSLIFLSDLVRELQTEATLDFMVVSSYGNSMESSRDVRIIKDLEEDIKERNVIIVEDIIDTGNTLKKVYEMLMTREPETIKICTLLDKPERREVEINVDYVGFQIPDEFVVGYGIDFAQKHRTLPYIGIVKKEEE